The window TTTGGCAGATTATTTGGTAGAACACTGTGACGTTCCGTTTCGTGAAGCGCACCACATCACGGGACGTGCGGTTGCTCGTGCCGAAGTATTGGGAATCGATTTGAGTGATATTGCCTACAGTGAACTTCACGCTATCGACAGCCGTATCAAAGAGGACGTTATCCCTTATTTAGCAATTGAACATTCGATGAATGCTCGCGTATCGCAAGGGGGAACAGCGGAAGTGCGCACACTAGAGCAAATTATCTATTTTGATCACTTTTTAAAGGATGTAAAACTATGAAAATCACTGTAAGTCATCTAAATGAGATGAAGTTTGAGGCTAAAACTGAAAAAAGCAGTTTTATTATCGATTGTCCTCAAATCTCTCCGATTGAGTATTTTTTGAGCGGATTGATCGGATGTACTGCTACCGATATCGTTATGCTTCCTCAAAAGTCAGGTAATAGTGTTAAAAATCTGAGTGTATCGGGTGAAGTAGTTCGAAATGAAACCCCGCCGCGAAAGTTTAATACATTGCATTTGGAATACTCTTTTGATTCGGATGCGGATGATACTACCGCTGCTCGTTGGGTAATGGCAAGTGTTGAAACCTATTGCTCAACGATCAATACGATCCGCGATACTACCACAATTACGTACACAATCATCCATAATGGGGAGACCATTTGTGAAAATGAAGCGATGATTAGTGGTGGCGGAAGTGATGTTGATTTCGGCAATCTTCAAGGGTGTAATGCGTAAGTAATTGATTTTATACAGTCGGTTTATTACTCGTCATCCTCGGGCTTGACCCGGGGATCCATCCCTATTAAAGAAAGCTGGATTCCCGCCTACGCGGGAATGACGATTGGGTTAAAAGAAATCTTTCGGATCAGCATCCGCAAAATGCCCCCATTTGAGTTTTGCTCCGCCGAGGATATGGAAGTGGAGATGTCCTACCTCTTGCCCTCCGTTTTCACCGATATTGCTGATGATACGGTATCCGCTTTGATCTATTCCCAATTCACGAGCAACTTCTTGCATAAATGAGCCCATTTTCCCCATTAGCCCTTCCGGAATATCATTAAAACTGTTATAATGCGTTTTTGGAATAACCAATACATGCACCGGTGCTTTTGGATTGATGTCATGAAAAGCAAAGAAGTTTTCATCTTCTTTTACCAGATTAGATGGGATTTCACGATTGATTATTTTACAAAATATACACATAGTAAACCTCTTTTTTAACCACATTGTAGCATACAGCGCTCGCCTTGAAGCTTATTGTAAAAGAGATTTCACTATAATAACCCTATATAATGAATGATGGAGACATGGCTTTGGAAGAGTGGTACAACGCTATCAAAACAGCCGATACAATTGATAAAATTGAAGAGATTCGGATTGCGATTTTTGGAAAAAAAGGGATTATGAACGCGGAATTTGCCCGTATGAAAGATATCCCCGATGCTGAAAAAGGGACATTTGCCAAAGAGCTCAATATCCATAAAGAGGGACTGAATGCATTGCTTGTTGACCGAAAACTTTTTTTGGCGATGGAGCATCTTAATGCAACAATGAAAGCTGAAGCGGTAGATGTAAGTCTTTTTTCACCAACGAGTGAACGTGGAGCGCTGCATCCTGTGATGGAGACGATGGATAGAATCGTTGAATATTTCACTGCTATGAATTTTGCGGTTCATACCGGACCGATGGTGGAGGATGATTTTCATAATTTTGAAGCGTTAAATCTCCCTAAATACCATCCGGCACGTGATATGCAAGATACTTTTTATTTTGCTGATGGAAAGCTTTTGCGTACTCATACGTCACCGGTTCAAATCCGTACGATGATGGCAACAAAACCACCTATTCGTATGATTGCACCGGGTTCGGTATTTCGTCGCGATTATGATATTACCCATACACCGATGTTTCATCAAGTAGAGGGACTAGTGGTCGAAGATGAGGGTAAAGTTTCGTTTGCCAATCTCAAATTTATCCTCGAAGATTTTCTTAAAACGATGTTCGGTGATGTCGATGTCCGTTTCCGTCCGAGCTTTTTCCCTTTCACGGAACCTTCTGCTGAAGTCGATATTAGCTGTATTTTTTGTGGCGGTGAAGGGTGTCGAGTATGTTCTCGAACCGGTTGGCTCGAAGTGCTTGGTTGTGGGATTGTTGATCCCAATGTTTTTAAAGCGGTTGGGTATGAGAATGTGAGCGGATACGCGTTTGGATTGGGTGTTGAGCGGTTTGCAATGCTCATCCACCGTATCGGCGATTTACGCTCACTGTTTGAAGGTGATGTTAGATTATTGGAGCAGTTTAGATGATCGTTACAAAAAATTGGTTAAATGAGTGGATTGATCTTTCATCCGTAACAACAGAACAGTTGCTCAAAACGTTTAACAGTATCGGACTCGAAGTTGATTCGCATGAGGCGATGAATGTTCCAAACGGTGTTGTTATCGGATTTGTTGAGGGGTGTGAAAAGCATCCAGATGCTGATAAACTCAATGTTTGTCAAGTCAATGTCGGTAGTGAAGTACGTCAAATTGTGTGCGGAGCGTCCAATGTTCGTGCCGGAATTTATGTTGCGGTTGCTACTGTTGGTGCTGAGCTTCCCGGTGGATTAACGATTAAAGAAGCAGTATTGCGCGGTGTCGATTCGCATGGGATGATTTGCTCTTCCAAAGAGATTGGATTGCCGAGTACCGGTGAGGGGATTATGATTCTCGATGGTAGTATCGGTGAATTGGTATGCGGTAAAAATCTGAATACCTATGAGCCATTTTGCGATGATATTATCGAGATTGAACTTACCGCTAATCGTGGAGACTGTTTAAGTATACATGGAGTTGCACGTGATTTGGGTGCAGCATTAAATAAAGAGTTACGTGAGCGTAAAACAAAAGTTGAACCTGATGGACGTCTAGGAATAGGGCGTATTTTACAGTTGCAACATCAAGAGACCTATGATGTCGGATTATTGTATGGAGCGGTTGATGTAAAAGCGTTAAGTGTACCGTTTATTGTGGCACTTCGTATGGCGATTTTAGGTGAGAGTTATCCGAATGTGATGATTACCTTACTCAAATATGCAACCCACAGTAGTGGAGTTATTTTACGCGCCTATCCTTTTAACGCTTTGGAAGAAACATCTGGCGGTAAATCGATGATTACCTTGAAACGTGATGAAAACGGTTATGCGGCACTCTATGGTAAAACAAATCTCTCTATTGTGGGTGTGTCTCAAAACCACGATACCCGTTTTGAAGAAACAGAAGGTTTGGCAATTATCGAAGCGAGTTATATCCCACCTGAAATTATTGCTAAAAAAATGTTTGAGACAAAAATAGAGAGTTGTCCCCACTATTATCACACTTCACGCGGCTCTGAGCCATCTCTAAAATATGGTATACAATACGGTATGGAACTTTTAGAAAAGTATTCAAATTCAACCTTATACGGCGGTTATTTGGAACTTGAATCACCCCGTGAGACTCGTATTGTGACGATGGATGAAGAGGAGTTTGAATCGTTTATCGGAATGAAAATTGACAAAACAAAATTGACCCAAATTTTGAAAAATCTTGGAATGAGTATTAGTAAACCGAAAACCTCTTCATTTGCGATTTCGATCCCTTCATTTCGACATGATATCGTGAATAAACAAGACATTGTTGAAGAGATTGTCCGTATTGTCGGAATCGATAATATCCCCTCTAAACCGCTTTTATTTTCCGAAAGTAATCAACATACAGCTGATTTAGAGAGTTATAAAAAAGTTCGACTCTATCGTCAACGTTCAGCTCAAAGCGGCTTTTTTGAATCGGTCCATTTTGTCTTTAATGAACGAAGTGTGTGTGAACGTTTTGGTTTTGCGTGTACAGCACACAATCAAGAGCTTTTAAATCCTATTACAGCAAATTTTGATACCCTTCGTCCAACGCTTCTTATCGGGCTTTTGAATTCGGCAAGTGCGAATGTAAAAGTAAACCAAAAAAAGATTGCGCTATTTGAGAGTGGTATGGTATTCGATACTAATCGTGCTGAGAGTAAACGTATCGGTTTTATCCTTAGTGGTGCGTGTGAAGGGGATAAAATCTCGAACAGCGGTAAAGCATCTTCCGTCGATTTGGCCTATTTTGTCCAAAAGGTAGCCGATATTGTCGGTTCATTCGAGATGAAAGAAACTACCCCGACCCATTCGTTGGCACACCCTTATATGGCAGCAAAAGTGATGATTAACGGGAGTGTTGCCGGAGAGATATTCCGTCTTCATCCGAGTATCGAAAGTGAATTTGACCTCTCTACGACGTTTATGTGTGAATTAGAGATGGATTGTTTGCCTTACGGACTTATCCAAGCACAACCGTATTCAAAATATCAAGCCTCTTTTAGAGATTTGAGTTTGATGGTTCCAAAAACATTAACTTATGAAGCAATCAAAGAGGTTATTTCTAAACATTCGAGCGCTGATATTAAACGTTTTTATCCTGTAGATCGTTACAGTTCTGAAAGTTTAGGTGAGAGTGTTAGTCTGAGTTTACGTTTTGTATTGCAATCGGATGAAAAAACACTTGAAGAAGAAGAGATTACTACATCGATAGAGTGGATATTGACCGCTTTGAGAGAAGAGCTAGGGGTAAGTTTGCGATGATGCGTGCCAAGGTAACTGCCAGTGAATCTTTTGCATTAGTTACGGATGCTATTGCACCGGATAAGTCGATTTCGCACCGTTGTGCAATGTTCGCTGTTTTAGCAGAGGGGGAGAGCCGTATTGAAAATTTTCTTCGAGCGGAAGATACCCTTAACACGCTAAAGATTGTCGGTCATTTAGGGGCGAAAATCACTGATGACGGCTCTGTTATCACTATCCAATCCAACGGGATTCAAGAGAGCCCTGAGATTCTCGATTGTGGCAATTCTGGGACAGGGATGCGCCTTTTTTGTGGGCTTCTTAGCTCTGCAAATGGTCATTTTATCCTTAGTGGAGATGAGTACCTCAAACGTCGTCCGATGAAGCGGGTAACCCAGCCGTTACGTTCTATCGGAGCACAGCTCGATGGACGCAATAACGGTGATCTCGCCCCTCTCTCCATTCGCGGTGCGTCACTCAAAGCATTTGATTATACCTCCCCTATCGCGTCGGCACAGGTGAAAAGTGCGATGATGTTAGCAGCACTCCGCTCTGATGGTATTTGTACGTTTCGTGAACCGGAATTGAGCCGTGATCATACGGAACGGATGCTTCGCGGAATGGGTGCTCGTGTAGAAGTAAACGGTTTAGAGACTAAGATTTGGCCTTTAGAAAAGCCCCTTCAACCATTAAAAATTCGTGTCCCTGCTGATCCCTCCAGTGCCTTTTTCTTTGCCGTTGCCGCAGCGATTACCCCTAATTCGAGTGTGGTGATTGAGGGAGTTACCCTCAATCCCACCCGTATCGAAGCATTTAAAGTTTTGGAGAAAATGGGTGCGGATATTACCTATACTTTGAATGATGAGACCTATGAGCCTGTTGGAACAATCAGCGTGAAATACGCGCCACTCAAAGCGGTTGTGGTGGAAGAAAATATCTCATGGTTGATTGATGAACTTCCCGCACTCTCTATCGCTATGGCGTGTGCCGAGGGGAAAAGTATCATCAAAAACGCTGAGGAGTTGCGGGTCAAAGAATCAGACCGTATCAAAACGGTGGTGGATAATCTCAACCTTTGCGGTATTGAAACAGAAGAGTATAGCGATGGATATGCAGTTGTCGGTGGAACCTTACAATCTGCCGTTGTGAACAGTTATGGGGATCACCGTATTGCGATGAGTTTTTTGATTGCCGGATTACGTTGCGGTATGGAAGTGGAAGATATTGAGTGTATTAATACCTCTTTCCCAAACTTTTTTGAACTCTTAGGAGAATGTACTAAGGTTGAAAAATGAAAATAGAGTTGGCGGAGAGTTATGGATTTTGTTTCGGAGTGAAACGGGCAATTAAGATTGCTGAGGAGAACAAAAATTCTGCAACCTATGGTCCACTCATCCATAATGCCAACGAGATTGAGAGGCTTAAACGTGATTTTAACGTTGCGTTGAGTGAAAACTTAGATAGCTTTAAATCGGGAGATACTGCCGTTATACGGACGCACGGAATACCTAAAGAGGAGTTGTCTCTTTTAAAACAGCGTGAAGTCAATGTCATTGATGCTACATGCCCCTATGTGACCAAACCGCAGCAAATCTGCGAAGAGATGAGCTCACAAGGGTATGACATCGTCATTTTCGGAGATGAGGCTCACCCTGAGATAAAAGGGGTAAAAAGCTACGGAGAAACACATGTTTATGTGGTCAACAGTGCGGATGAAGTAGATGCTCTCCGCTTGCGTGAAAAAGTGGCTACGGTTGCCCAAACGACCCGTAAAGTAGAAGATTATCAACAAATCGTTGCTAAATTAATGGCGAAGCATAAAGAGGTACGTGTTTTTAATACCATTTGTAATGCAACCTTTGATAATCAAGATGCGGCCTATAAACTTGCAAAAGAAGCAGATATTATGATTGTTATAGGTGGAAAGAATTCATCGAATACCAAACAACTCCATTCGATTGCCAAAGATCAATGTTCTGACAGTTACCATATCGAAACACCTGAAGAGATTGATGTTGCATGGTTTGTCGGTAAAATTTTTTGCGGTATCAGTGCCGGTGCATCGACCCCTGATTGGATTATACAATCCGTTATTGAGCGAATTCAACAAATTTCTCACTCTTAATTTTTCTCCTTTTTTATCGAAAAAAAAGCATTTCTACGCTATAATCAACCAATTTTTAGTAACAAGGGAATAGGCATGGCGTTCGATAACGAAGCGTATGAAGAAGAAAATTTTGCTGAAATGCTGGAGGCATCGTTCAAAGAGCAAGAATCCACACGCATTACAGAGGGTGAAGTTGTAGAGATTCAAGAGGGTGATAACCGTGCATTAGTAGGTGTTGGCGAAAAACTTGAAGGGATTCTTCCACTCGATGAGATCCGTGATGCAGAGGGCAAACTTCTTTTTAACGTTGGTGATAAAATCACCGTTATGGTAATGGGACACTACAATGAGCGTCCAAAAATTTCATACAAAAAAGTGTTGGAACAAGAGAAAACTTTGGCATTTATCAATGCACACAAAGAAGATTTTGAATCGGTTGTGATCGAAGCACTCGTGACCAAGAAAAATAAAGGTGGCTATTTGCTTGAAGCAGATGATGTTCACTTTTTCCTTCCACGCTCACTCGCAGCGTTCAAAGATACCGATCAAGTAGTCGGTAAAACGATCAAAGCACAAGTGGTTAAAGTAGACCCTGCTGAAGCATCGATTGTTGTTTCTCGTCGTAAACTTTTTAATGATGAGCGTAAACGTAAAAAAGAGGTTATTGATGCATTGATGGAAGAGGGTAAAATTATCCAAGGTACCGTCAAAAAAATCACTAGCTACGGAATGTTCGTTGATGTTGGCGGCATTGACGGTTTGGTTCACTACAATGAAATCAGTTACAAAGGTCCTGTGAACCCATCAAAACTTTATAAAGAGGGTGATGCGGTTACCGTAAAAGCGATTGCGTATGATAAAGACAAACGTCACCTTTCACTCTCAATCAAAGCGGTTCAATCGGATCCATGGAAAGAGGTTGAAGAGGCATTGGAAGAGGGTGATACTATCACCGTTACCGTTAGCAACATCGAACCGTACGGTATTTTTGTCGATCTTGGAAACGATATCGAAGGTTTCTTACATGTTTCAGAAATCACATGGGATAAAAATATTAAACACCCTAAAGATTATTTGACATTGGGTCAAGAGATTGACGTTGAAGTAATCGAAATCAACTCAAATACTCATAAATTACGTGTATCGTACAAACGTCTTCAACCGAAACCGTTTGAAGAGTTCATGAAAAAAACTCGTGAGGGTGATGTTGTTAAAGGGACGGTAACGTCGTTGACCGATTTTGGTGCATTTATCAAAGTGGGTGGCGTTGAAGGGTTGTTGCACAACCAAGATCTCTCATGGGACAAAAACGCCAAATGTAAAGAGAGCCTCAAAGTAGGTGATGAGATTGAAGTTAAAATAGCTAAAATCAATACCGAAGATGAAAAAATTTCATTGAACCGTAAAGCATTGGATGAGAGCCCGATCGATAAATTTGCTGCTACCCATAAAATGAATGAAGTTTTGAGTGCAACGGTACGTGATATTAAAGATTTCGGTGTATTCGTATCATTAGAGGGTGGTGTTGATGCATTAATCCGTAACGAAGATTTATTACCGATGACTCCGGAAGAACTTACTATTGGACAAGTAATCGATGCAGCTATCATGGTTATCGATGCTAAACGTGACCGTATCCGTCTCTCTGTACGTAAATTGGAACGTTTAAAAGATCAAGAGATGCTCAATGAAATTAATGATGATGAGAGCAACAGTCTTGGTGATTTGATTAAAGACAAATTGAAATAATTTTATGCGACGCGCTGCTTATTGGCTGTTTCCTATAATAGCTATAGCGGTTGCCATTTTTATTGTCGTTTTTATGGTTCAAATTAATCCCTCTTCATCTTTGGAGAGTGAAACTGCTCATGAAAACGACACTAATGTTTCAGTCTCTACCAATGAAGAAGCTCCGGGTTGGCTGAAACGTTTAAAGCTAACTACGGATACGGGATATGCTTATCCGGTTAATGATGTTTCACTTGAAACTGATTCCGGTTCTCTCGATTCAAAAGTTAAAAGATATCGTCTTATTGTAAATTTAAAAGACTCTTATGAGTTTTTTTGTTTAAAGCAAGAGCTTAAAAACACCACATTCTCCTATCTCTTAAATCAGAATGGTGAATCTATGAGTGTTGTAATCGATTCCAATGACGATACAGGACTTACCAATCTTGTATCAAAACTCAAAACCTATCAAATCACGGCAACACTTTCGCCGTATAAAGAGGATTAACCCGATGGAAAAATTAAAAATTGTCGTATGTGATCACATTCATGAAGAGGGTTTGAATCTTCTTCGTCGTGACGATAAAATTGAAATGATTTTTGCTGCCGATATGGATAAAACGGCTCTACTCGATGTTATTGCAACAGCCGATGTTGCGATTACACGAAGCTCTACCGATGTTGATGAAAAATTTATCAATGCCGTTAAAGGGAAAATGAAAGCAATCGTTCGTGCCGGTGTCGGTGTCGATAATGTTGATATTCCGGGATGTTCAAAAGAGGGAATTATCGTGATGAACGTCCCTACGGCGAATACTATTGCAGCGGTCGAACTTACTATGACTCACATGCTCTCTTGTATGCGTATGTTCCCGTACTCTCACGATCATTTGAAAAATCAACGTATCTGGAAACGTGAAAAATGGTACGGATATGAGTTAAAAGGGAAAAAACTCGGTGTTATCGGTTTCGGTAATATCGGTAGTCGTGTCGGTATCCGCTCGAAAGCATTTGAGATGGATGTTATCGCGTATGACCCCTATATCCACCCATCAAAAGCAACCGATGTTGGTGTTAAATATACCACTAATTTTGATGATATTTTGGCGTGTGACATCATCACTATCCATACTCCGAAAAATAAAGAGACTATTGGAATGATCGGAGAAGATCAAATCGCAAAAATGAAAGACGGTGTTGTTCTTATCAACTGTGCTCGTGGTGGATTGTATGATGAAGATGCCCTCTATAACGGTCTAAAATCAGGAAAAATCCGTTTTGCTGGGATTGATGTATTTAACAAAGAGCCTGCTACTAGCAACAAACTTCTCGATTTGGATAACATTTGTGTTTCTCCACATTTGGGTGCGAATACGTTTGAATCTCAACTCGGTATCGCTCTTGAAGCGGCGCAGCAAGCGATTGAAGCGGCAAAAGGTATCGCTTATCCTCATGCATTGAATCTCCCTATCGATGAGACAAAGATTCCATCGTTTGTGAAACCGTTTTTAGAAATGGGTCAAAAAGTGGGCTTCTTGGCATCACAAATTAACAAAGCACCTATCGTCTCTATCAAAGTAAGCGGTCGCGGTGATATCGCTGAGTACGTGAACTCATTGGCAACGTTCGTCACCGTAGGGGCATTGGCTGAAACATCAGGTGAGACCATCAACTACGTTAATGCCGATTTCGTAGCATCTGAGCGCGGTATCAAAATAGAAACAGAAGAGCTTCCGGAAAGCCCTGTGTATAAAAATCTTGTAACGGTTCGTTTGACTACCGATAAAGACGTTATCGAAATCAGCGCAACGATGTTTGGTGATGATGTCCAACGTATCGTGGATATCAACGGTTTTGGTGTAGATGTTGAACCGAAAGGGAACATGATTCTTTTCAAAAATACCGATGTTCCTGGGGTTATCGGACAAGTAGGGACAATGCTTGGCGCTCATAACGTCAACATCGCCGATTTTCGTTTGGGACGTAACAAAAGTGGTGAAGCGTTAGCGGTTATCATGGTCGATTCTGCCGTTAGCGATAAAACTCTTAAAGAACTTTCAGCCCTTAACGCGTGTATTAGCGTCTCTTACGCTCGCATTTAAATCTTTCCTCTTTGAGGAAAAGATTCTTCATAATATCCATATCTATCAGCAACCAAACAGCAAAACACTAGTAAAATTAAATAATGTCTTATCTTTTTGTTTTCTCTATTAACAATTTAAAGATTGCACCTCTTAAAATAATGGGCAGAAGTGGAGAAACGTATGGCAAAACGACAAGTTGTGAAAGTTCCTGCACAAATAAAAGACTCAACTCCTCAATTTCCTATCGTCGGTATCGGTGCCTCAGCAGGGGGGTTGGCGGCGTTTGAAAATTTCTTTTCCGGCATGCCTTTAGAAGATAATCCGAATATGGCTTTTGTCTTGGTACAGCACCTCTCACCTGATCATGTCAGTATCCTCGCTGAGATTATACGTCGTTATACCCGTATGGCGGTTTTCGAAGTGGAAGAGGGGATGAAGGTGGAGATTAATTGTGTTTATGTCATCCCTCCGGGGTATGATATGGCTTTTTTAAACGGTAAGCTCCAGTTACTTGAACCCTCACTATCACGTTCTCCCCATCTTCCTATCGATTTTTTCTTTCACTCTTTAGCTCAAGATCAGCATGAACACTCTATCGGGATTATCCTCTCCGGTAGCGGAAGTGATGGGACACAAGGGATAAAGGCGATTAAAGAAGTGGGAGGATTGGTGCTTGTCCAAACTCCTGAAACGACCGAATATGATAGTATGCCACGCAGTGCGATAGCAACCGATTTGGTCGATTATATCCTCCCTCCCTCAGCAATGCCGAATCAATTGATAGCTTATAGGGCACATACGGCTCGACATAGTATGCTCAATGAATCCCTCCCAAAATCGCAAAATATACTCGATAAGATTTTTATATTATTGCGCGCTCAGACGGGGCATGATTTTTCCCAATACAAGCCTAATACTATCCTACGGCGTATTGAGCGACGGCTTGTTATTTGTCAGATTGATGAGATGGGAAAATACGTCAAATATTTGCAGCAATCACCCGATGAAGTCAAAGCATTATTTCATGATTTGTTGATTGGAGTCACTAACTTTTTTCGCGATTCAGAGGCTTTTGTAGCGTTAAGAGAGGAGATTATCCCCAAGCTTTTTATCTCCGGAAAAGTGATTCGTGTGTGGAGTGTCGCGTGTTCATCGGGGGAAGAGGCATATTCTATCGCTATATTAATCAAAGAGTATATGGAAGAGACGAAACACAACGTTGCAGTGCAGATATTTGCGACCGATATTGATATCCGTTCCATAGAGATAGCGCGTGCAGGCTTCTATCCTGAGAGCATTGCTTCTAACATTTCGCCTGAGCGATTATCCCGTTTTTTTGTCCCTGAATCTGGAGGATACCGTATCCATAAAAGTATTCGCGATATGTTGATATTTTCCGAACACAGTGTCATTAAAGACCCTCCGTTTTCGAAGCTAGATCTCATTTGTTGCCGTAATCTTTTGATTTACATGAATTTTGATCTCCAAAGAAGATTGATACCGTTGTTTCATTATGCGCTAAATCCTGGTGGAACTCTTTTTTTAGGTTCATCTGAGACTATTGGTGAATTTAGTGATCTCTTTAGTATCGTAGATCAGAAATCCAAACTCTATCAACGTAAAATCGGTTCTATCCGAGGAGAGTATATATCAGTGAGTCGTCCATTTCCGAGTTCGATACACGTAACGCTTCCAGCTGGAATCGACAATGCGCCTAAACATACAAAAGTATCGATGCGTGAGATGATGGAACAGGCACTTTTGTCTCATATTCCTCTCTCAGGTGCTATCATAAAAGAGGATGGTGATATTCTCTATCTACATGGTCGTACTGGAAGGTATTTGGAACCGCAAGCGGGTGAAGCAGGCGCTATGAACATCTTTAAAATGGCACGTGAAGAGTTACGTCGTGAACTCTCTATGGCACTTCATAAAGCAATAGTGAGCCATGAAAATATCCATTATCCGAATCTATGCGTACAAAATAACGGTCTATTTAGTTCAGTGAATCTTACCGTCCGTTTTCTCTCAACATACGGTGAAAATGACCTCTCTCTCTATCTTGTCGTGTTTGAGGAGATTCCCTTTGTATCGATAGAGATTGGTAATGAACCAGAGAACAAAGAGGAGAGCAGACGTATTTCTCTTCTTACACAAGAGCTTTATGATCAAGAGACATTTCTAAAAATTGCCAATCAAAAACTGCAAACCTCCAATGAGGAGTTAAAATCGTTTAATGAAGAGATGCAATCACTCAATGAGGAGTTGCAATCGACGAACGAAGAGTTGGAAACCTCCAAAGAGGAGCTTCAATCGGTCAATGAAGAACTCTCTACCGTCAATGCCGAACTGCAAAGCAAAGTTGCCGATCTCTCACGAGCCAATAATGATATGAACAACCTCTTAGCCGGTACGAATGTCGGTACGG of the Sulfuricurvum sp. genome contains:
- the serA gene encoding phosphoglycerate dehydrogenase, with the translated sequence MEKLKIVVCDHIHEEGLNLLRRDDKIEMIFAADMDKTALLDVIATADVAITRSSTDVDEKFINAVKGKMKAIVRAGVGVDNVDIPGCSKEGIIVMNVPTANTIAAVELTMTHMLSCMRMFPYSHDHLKNQRIWKREKWYGYELKGKKLGVIGFGNIGSRVGIRSKAFEMDVIAYDPYIHPSKATDVGVKYTTNFDDILACDIITIHTPKNKETIGMIGEDQIAKMKDGVVLINCARGGLYDEDALYNGLKSGKIRFAGIDVFNKEPATSNKLLDLDNICVSPHLGANTFESQLGIALEAAQQAIEAAKGIAYPHALNLPIDETKIPSFVKPFLEMGQKVGFLASQINKAPIVSIKVSGRGDIAEYVNSLATFVTVGALAETSGETINYVNADFVASERGIKIETEELPESPVYKNLVTVRLTTDKDVIEISATMFGDDVQRIVDINGFGVDVEPKGNMILFKNTDVPGVIGQVGTMLGAHNVNIADFRLGRNKSGEALAVIMVDSAVSDKTLKELSALNACISVSYARI
- a CDS encoding CheR family methyltransferase, with the protein product MAKRQVVKVPAQIKDSTPQFPIVGIGASAGGLAAFENFFSGMPLEDNPNMAFVLVQHLSPDHVSILAEIIRRYTRMAVFEVEEGMKVEINCVYVIPPGYDMAFLNGKLQLLEPSLSRSPHLPIDFFFHSLAQDQHEHSIGIILSGSGSDGTQGIKAIKEVGGLVLVQTPETTEYDSMPRSAIATDLVDYILPPSAMPNQLIAYRAHTARHSMLNESLPKSQNILDKIFILLRAQTGHDFSQYKPNTILRRIERRLVICQIDEMGKYVKYLQQSPDEVKALFHDLLIGVTNFFRDSEAFVALREEIIPKLFISGKVIRVWSVACSSGEEAYSIAILIKEYMEETKHNVAVQIFATDIDIRSIEIARAGFYPESIASNISPERLSRFFVPESGGYRIHKSIRDMLIFSEHSVIKDPPFSKLDLICCRNLLIYMNFDLQRRLIPLFHYALNPGGTLFLGSSETIGEFSDLFSIVDQKSKLYQRKIGSIRGEYISVSRPFPSSIHVTLPAGIDNAPKHTKVSMREMMEQALLSHIPLSGAIIKEDGDILYLHGRTGRYLEPQAGEAGAMNIFKMAREELRRELSMALHKAIVSHENIHYPNLCVQNNGLFSSVNLTVRFLSTYGENDLSLYLVVFEEIPFVSIEIGNEPENKEESRRISLLTQELYDQETFLKIANQKLQTSNEELKSFNEEMQSLNEELQSTNEELETSKEELQSVNEELSTVNAELQSKVADLSRANNDMNNLLAGTNVGTVFVDHQLCIMRFTPAITKIIHLILSDIGRPVGHIVSNLIGYNSLVSDTRNVLDTLIPKEVEVCTTEGGCYSMRIQPYRTLENVIEGAVITFIDITEIVKLREALKIANELSSLTNKEHLR